A genomic stretch from Embleya scabrispora includes:
- a CDS encoding ABC transporter ATP-binding protein, which translates to MNIAVDPRAHPATPTSAPRLWAQGLTLGYDDRLVARDLTVHIPDGAITAIIGPNACGKSTLLRALSRLLTPVAGTVHLDGKAISSFPAKEVARRMGLLPQTSVAPDGITVADLVARGRYPHQKLLRQWSDEDETAVLNALAATGTTDLSPRLVDALSGGQRQRVWVAMVLAQQTPLLLLDEPTTFLDIAHQIELLELLRDLNERDGHTLVAVLHDLNHACRYADHIIAMRDGTVFAVGPPRDIVTPELVEDVFGLPCQIIDDPVSGTPLVIPLGRRRPPAQPPHPQRP; encoded by the coding sequence ATGAACATCGCCGTCGACCCCCGCGCGCACCCCGCCACACCGACTTCCGCGCCCCGGCTGTGGGCACAGGGACTGACCCTCGGGTACGACGATCGCCTCGTGGCCCGCGACCTCACCGTGCACATCCCCGACGGAGCGATCACCGCGATCATCGGCCCCAACGCGTGCGGCAAGTCCACGCTCCTGCGCGCACTGTCCCGTCTGCTCACCCCGGTTGCCGGCACGGTGCACCTGGACGGCAAGGCCATCTCGTCCTTTCCGGCCAAGGAGGTGGCCCGGCGGATGGGCCTGCTCCCGCAGACCTCGGTCGCCCCCGACGGCATCACGGTGGCCGACCTCGTCGCCCGAGGCCGCTATCCCCACCAGAAGCTGCTGCGCCAGTGGTCCGACGAGGACGAGACGGCCGTGCTGAACGCCCTGGCCGCGACCGGGACCACCGACCTGTCGCCGCGCCTGGTGGACGCCCTGTCGGGGGGCCAGCGCCAACGCGTATGGGTGGCCATGGTGTTGGCCCAGCAGACCCCACTGCTGCTCCTGGACGAGCCCACCACATTCCTCGACATCGCCCACCAGATCGAACTCCTCGAACTCCTGCGCGACCTCAACGAACGCGATGGCCACACCCTCGTCGCGGTCCTGCACGACCTCAACCACGCCTGCCGCTACGCCGACCACATCATCGCCATGCGCGACGGCACGGTGTTCGCCGTCGGGCCACCCCGCGACATCGTCACGCCGGAGCTGGTCGAGGACGTCTTCGGTCTACCGTGCCAAATCATCGACGACCCGGTCTCGGGCACCCCTTTGGTCATCCCACTGGGCCGCCGCCGGCCACCGGCACAGCCACCCCACCCGCAACGTCCGTAG
- the fepG gene encoding iron-enterobactin ABC transporter permease, whose product MDFGRAVRVIRLLDGRVSLRLDVRTGVACAALLVVTAVVAVLALGTGEYSLSPVQVTEALFTDVPAKVHMVVIEWRLPRVLLALLAGAALGVSGAIFQSLTRNPLGSPDIIGFNTGANTGALMVIMLVHGGYYQVACGALVGGIATAALVYLLAYRQGIQGFRLIIVGIGISALLASVNTWVIVKADLETAMAAAVWGAGSLNGLGWQQVRPVSVVFAILLPIALILGRRMRMLEMGDDAARALGVRTEPTRIALVVTGVALTAMVTAAAGPISFVALAAPQLARRVARSAGVTILPSAAMGAALLITSDWFAQTLFAPTQLPVGVVTVSIGGAYLIRLLVGEARRQ is encoded by the coding sequence ATCGACTTCGGGCGCGCGGTCCGGGTGATCCGGCTCCTCGACGGACGTGTGTCGCTGCGCCTGGACGTCCGGACCGGCGTCGCGTGTGCGGCGCTGCTCGTCGTCACGGCCGTCGTCGCCGTCCTGGCACTGGGCACGGGGGAGTACTCGCTCTCGCCCGTCCAGGTGACCGAGGCACTGTTCACGGACGTACCCGCCAAGGTGCACATGGTCGTGATCGAATGGCGACTGCCTCGCGTCCTGCTGGCCCTGCTCGCCGGTGCCGCGCTCGGTGTCAGTGGCGCCATCTTCCAGTCGTTGACCCGCAATCCGCTCGGCAGCCCGGACATCATCGGCTTCAATACCGGCGCCAACACCGGCGCGCTCATGGTGATCATGCTCGTCCACGGCGGCTACTACCAGGTCGCCTGCGGAGCCCTCGTGGGTGGGATCGCAACCGCCGCGCTGGTCTACCTGCTGGCCTACCGGCAGGGAATCCAGGGCTTTCGGCTGATCATCGTGGGCATCGGCATCAGCGCGCTGCTCGCGTCGGTCAACACGTGGGTCATCGTCAAGGCCGACCTGGAGACCGCGATGGCGGCGGCGGTGTGGGGAGCCGGCTCGCTCAACGGCCTGGGCTGGCAGCAAGTACGCCCGGTTTCCGTCGTGTTCGCGATCCTGCTGCCGATCGCCCTGATCCTCGGCCGACGCATGCGGATGTTGGAGATGGGCGACGACGCCGCCCGCGCCCTGGGGGTACGCACCGAGCCGACCCGCATCGCCCTCGTGGTCACCGGGGTCGCGCTGACCGCCATGGTCACCGCCGCGGCCGGACCGATCTCGTTCGTCGCGCTCGCCGCGCCGCAACTGGCCCGCCGCGTCGCCCGCAGCGCGGGGGTGACGATACTGCCGTCGGCCGCGATGGGGGCGGCGCTGCTGATCACGAGCGACTGGTTCGCTCAAACCCTGTTCGCACCGACCCAATTGCCGGTGGGAGTGGTCACGGTCAGCATCGGCGGCGCCTACCTGATTCGGCTGCTGGTCGGCGAGGCACGGCGGCAGTGA